The following proteins are co-located in the Triticum aestivum cultivar Chinese Spring chromosome 1A, IWGSC CS RefSeq v2.1, whole genome shotgun sequence genome:
- the LOC123060864 gene encoding uncharacterized protein has product MAPSLTARPSPLPSPRLSFAKNHRLLLGVRCGSGSPGSGDDDASPVVRAAVSAVTELIRALSPQKPRQAVEAVDAESESLRSVDDVVAVLEADYRRAYFLTGNFTLGIYAEDCLFEDPTIKFRGRSRYAQNLDLLVPFFDSPSLQLENIDKGSRVDTKFIIATWTLRTYLKLPWKPLIAIRGNTTYDLDEEYKVVRHAESWDVSPLEAIGQLFVSAPKQTGS; this is encoded by the exons ATGGCGCCGAGCCTGACTGCCAGACCGTCCCCCCTTCCATCTCCTCGCCTCTCCTTCGCCAAG AACCATCGCCTCCTCCTCGGCGTCAGGTGCGGCTCCGGCTCGCCCGGAAGCGGCGATGACGACGCATCGCCGGTCGTCAGGGCGGCGGTCAGCGCCGTCACTGAGCTCATCAGGGCCCTCTCTCCCCAGAAGCCAAGGCAAGCTGTCGAAGCCGTCGACGCAGAGTCGGAGTCGCTTCGCAGCGTCGACGACGTGGTGGCTGTTCTTGAAGCCGACTACCGGCGTGCTTATTTCCTTACTG GGAACTTCACTCTGGGCATATATGCTGAAGATTGCTTGTTTGAAGACCCGACGATAAAGTTCCGTG GAAGGTCTAGATACGCCCAGAATCTGGATTTGTTAGTGCCCTTCTTCGACAGCCCTTCGCTCCAACTTGAAAACATAGACAAG GGTTCGAGGGTCGACACAAAGTTTATCATAGCAACATGGACATTAAG GACGTATTTGAAGCTCCCGTGGAAGCCCCTCATCGCCATAAGAGGGAACACAACATACGATTTAGATGAAGAATATAAG GTCGTTAGGCACGCAGAGAGTTGGGACGTCTCTCCACTGGAAGCGATTGGACAGTTATTCGTCTCGGCTCCAAAGCAAACGGGCAGCTGA
- the LOC123060857 gene encoding basic leucine zipper 23: protein MDDGVDLPSQFLFPHPEMPGAFSDLLGDAAATCTHTHTCNPPGPSAATHTHTCLHTHTHQLFAAGSEDDDAARPRRPLGNREAVRKYREKKKAHAAFLEEEVKQLRAANQQLQRRLQGHATLEAEVARLRGLLFDVRAKIDAEAAGAFPFQKQCSVGSVACADPTLCFNNGNSEVGGACWEDSSGPAAADYRFDEDGNGNGGASREIDAPEQPVRSMDVVELCCFPS, encoded by the coding sequence ATGGACGACGGGGTGGACCTCCCGAGCCAATTCCTCTTCCCGCACCCGGAGATGCCCGGCGCCTTCAGCGACCTCCTGGGCGACGCCGCCGCGACCTGCACCCACACGCACACCTGCAACCCTCCGGGCCCGTCAGCCGCCACGCACACGCACACCTGCCTGCACACCCACACCCACCAGCTCTTCGCCGCCGGCAGCGAGGACGACGACGCGGCGCGGCCCCGCCGGCCGCTGGGGAACCGGGAGGCCGTGCGCAAGTACCGGGAGAAGAAGAAGGCGCACGCCGCGTTCCTGGAGGAGGAGGTCAAGCAGCTGCGCGCCGCCAACCAGCAGCTCCAGCGCCGGCTGCAGGGCCACGCCACGCTTGAGGCCGAGGTGGCGCGGCTGAGGGGCCTCCTCTTCGACGTCCGGGCCAAGATCGACGCGGAGGCCGCCGGCGCGTTCCCGTTCCAGAAGCAGTGCAGCGTCGGCTCCGTGGCGTGCGCCGACCCGACCCTCTGCTTCAACAATGGCAACTCTGAGGTCGGTGGCGCCTGCTGGGAGGACAGCTCCGGGCCGGCGGCTGCGGATTACAGGTTCGATGAAGACGGCAATGGCAATGGCGGCGCGTCGCGGGAGATCGATGCTCCGGAACAACCGGTGCGTTCCATGGATGTCGTTGAGCTCTGCTGCTTCCCTAGCTGA